Proteins encoded within one genomic window of Candidatus Nezhaarchaeota archaeon:
- a CDS encoding RNA-protein complex protein Nop10: MRGLLMRCTNCGRYTLHHDKCPYCGGSLRSPHPPRYSPHDKYVIYRMKARMQGSQTTS; the protein is encoded by the coding sequence ATGAGAGGGCTCTTAATGAGGTGCACGAATTGTGGGAGGTATACGTTACATCATGATAAGTGTCCTTATTGTGGTGGATCTTTGAGAAGTCCTCATCCACCTAGGTATTCACCTCATGATAAGTACGTAATATATAGGATGAAAGCTAGGATGCAAGGAAGCCAAACTACTTCATGA
- a CDS encoding 50S ribosomal protein L44e produces the protein MKVPKEINTYCPRCKTHTAHSVTLYKAGKRRALAQGERRYARKKKGYGSKRKPEQKRFAKVTKKQVLKLTCKKCGYILHRKGIRLKKLEVVEFVKE, from the coding sequence GTGAAGGTGCCTAAAGAGATCAACACGTATTGCCCAAGATGCAAGACACACACAGCCCATAGTGTAACGTTGTACAAAGCAGGGAAGAGGAGAGCCTTAGCTCAAGGGGAGAGAAGATATGCTAGGAAAAAGAAGGGGTATGGTAGTAAAAGAAAGCCTGAACAAAAAAGGTTCGCCAAGGTCACTAAGAAGCAAGTCTTAAAACTAACATGTAAGAAATGCGGCTACATACTACATAGAAAGGGTATAAGGTTAAAGAAGTTAGAGGTCGTAGAATTTGTTAAGGAGTGA
- a CDS encoding 50S ribosomal protein L3 has product MGRSVHQPRRGSLGYYPRVRARRIVARIRRWPDVKVEKPQLLGFAAYKAGMTHAIVIEDKPTSPFYGREIAKAVTILDAPPLLVFGIRLYSLTPYGLRSLFEVLSDKLPKDLERKITIPKNYNKEEAIGKAQQLISKASEVRVLVCTQPRLSGLKKKTPEIMEIKVAAKSIQEAWNYALSILGREVKASEVFKEGQYVDVISITKGKGFQGVVKRYGVKIMPRWHKHRKGHRRTGTVSPQKPDMMYSVPRPGQLGFHQRTEYNKRILKMGEDGLTITVKGGFVGYGVVKGPYIVLLGSVPGPKGRLVRLRFPIRPPKNAPTTPPKIISINVDSKQGG; this is encoded by the coding sequence GTGGGAAGAAGCGTTCACCAGCCCCGTCGTGGATCGTTAGGATACTATCCGAGAGTGAGAGCACGAAGGATAGTTGCTAGAATAAGGAGATGGCCAGATGTTAAAGTTGAGAAGCCTCAGTTGCTAGGATTTGCAGCATATAAAGCAGGTATGACGCATGCGATTGTGATCGAAGATAAACCAACTAGCCCATTTTATGGCAGGGAAATAGCGAAGGCCGTAACGATACTCGATGCACCACCTCTCCTCGTATTTGGTATCAGATTGTACTCCTTAACACCATATGGATTGAGGTCCCTCTTCGAGGTGCTTTCAGATAAACTTCCAAAGGATCTTGAAAGAAAAATAACCATTCCCAAGAACTATAACAAAGAAGAAGCTATAGGAAAAGCTCAGCAGTTAATAAGTAAAGCATCAGAAGTTAGAGTTCTTGTATGTACCCAGCCGAGATTATCGGGTTTAAAAAAGAAGACTCCAGAGATCATGGAGATAAAGGTGGCGGCTAAAAGCATTCAAGAAGCTTGGAATTATGCATTATCGATACTTGGAAGAGAGGTAAAAGCCTCTGAAGTCTTTAAAGAAGGACAGTACGTAGATGTCATCAGTATAACCAAGGGCAAGGGATTCCAAGGAGTAGTAAAGAGATATGGAGTGAAGATTATGCCTCGTTGGCATAAACATCGTAAAGGACATAGAAGAACTGGTACGGTTAGTCCTCAGAAACCCGATATGATGTATTCTGTACCGAGACCTGGACAATTGGGATTCCATCAAAGAACAGAGTACAACAAGCGTATATTAAAGATGGGGGAAGATGGTTTAACTATTACCGTGAAGGGGGGCTTCGTGGGATATGGAGTCGTTAAAGGCCCCTACATAGTGCTCCTAGGTTCAGTACCAGGACCTAAAGGAAGGCTCGTAAGATTAAGGTTCCCCATAAGACCTCCTAAGAATGCTCCTACGACACCTCCTAAGATAATCAGCATAAATGTAGATTCTAAACAGGGTGGTTAA
- a CDS encoding STT3 domain-containing protein, whose product MVHRQGSRKDLKSHVKSPGSKTSMKTIRQNKTIWWYESLLKYKLLLVVLMLGLSYLLGVWLRTLPAFSEQHVLTGDDPYVHLRYAEYLLNSGSLPSNDTLRYYPEGFDPRQELLLVPWFIAAFSWITGLQPLDIAIWLPAFFAPLIIVPIYFISKKITGSMSSGVIAAFLAASTPAFILRSFEGFCDKEAFTTPLMFAALTLAFISFNTIMRVTSEGYKKTFATSITLSLLSGVLIGVSALGWAGYFFTYLVLAAYALLMLFFGKDSRDLSLIFIPYLIIMVISGAFAASLTARYGGLSFLWSITFLVPIGASLPLIALRWLKRRFVIPLVITLIVAIVIVEWNYVAGLINWLFGSKGLIRLTVAESRQPTLFDLWNQVGFPIILAMFALVPRNVKDPTSRNNYLFLLSMFVVSAVLASSEIRLLMFLSLTASIMAGATLSRIIDYCSSKLLVKRKKRLELNEKALLGLALSIISTALVVSSTFAIPTYSIENGPITSHITIYKSLGMGGYSQWLQALDWLRGNTTSDAIVISWWDYGYLIQYYARRMTVVDPGNFYEWRNVVVAKFFMSSDEDEALNILNRSFGLEGKEVYVVVSLEEIPKSHAIAFIAGHPTPPFQLQLIMGAWRWVISDPNAILTRLVLGIEGLQSDVSGIIPSLKHFEKVYCNTYVAVYRIVWEPTQEISTS is encoded by the coding sequence ATGGTCCATAGGCAAGGCTCGCGAAAGGATCTTAAAAGCCATGTTAAGAGTCCTGGCTCAAAGACCTCCATGAAGACCATTAGACAGAATAAAACTATATGGTGGTATGAGAGTCTACTTAAGTACAAGCTTCTCCTCGTTGTCTTAATGTTAGGTTTGTCTTACCTATTGGGTGTTTGGCTTAGAACATTACCAGCCTTCTCAGAGCAACATGTGCTTACAGGTGATGATCCCTACGTACACCTTAGATACGCAGAGTACTTATTAAATAGCGGCTCTCTACCCTCTAACGACACCTTAAGGTACTACCCTGAGGGCTTCGACCCTAGACAAGAACTATTATTAGTTCCATGGTTTATAGCAGCCTTCTCTTGGATAACGGGTTTACAGCCTCTCGACATTGCCATCTGGTTACCGGCCTTCTTTGCCCCCCTAATCATAGTCCCCATTTACTTTATTAGTAAGAAGATTACTGGTTCCATGTCTTCTGGAGTTATAGCAGCTTTCTTAGCAGCTTCAACACCAGCCTTCATCCTCAGATCCTTTGAAGGCTTCTGCGATAAGGAAGCCTTCACGACACCACTAATGTTTGCTGCTTTGACTCTAGCCTTCATCTCATTTAACACGATCATGAGGGTCACATCTGAAGGGTATAAAAAGACCTTTGCAACCTCGATCACGTTATCTCTCCTCTCAGGCGTATTAATAGGAGTATCAGCTCTTGGATGGGCAGGCTACTTCTTCACGTACCTCGTCTTAGCAGCTTACGCTTTGCTAATGCTATTCTTTGGTAAAGATTCAAGAGACCTCAGCCTGATCTTCATACCCTATTTGATCATAATGGTAATATCGGGCGCATTCGCTGCATCCTTAACAGCTAGGTATGGTGGTCTAAGCTTCCTTTGGTCTATAACATTTCTAGTACCAATAGGTGCGTCTCTACCATTAATCGCTTTAAGATGGTTGAAAAGAAGGTTCGTCATACCTTTAGTGATCACTCTCATCGTTGCTATTGTGATTGTAGAGTGGAACTATGTTGCTGGGCTTATCAACTGGCTCTTCGGTAGTAAAGGGTTAATTCGCTTAACAGTTGCTGAGTCTAGACAACCTACACTTTTTGATTTATGGAATCAAGTGGGCTTCCCCATAATACTCGCTATGTTTGCTTTAGTGCCAAGAAACGTCAAGGACCCGACGTCTAGAAATAACTACCTCTTCCTGCTTTCAATGTTCGTTGTATCTGCTGTTTTAGCAAGCTCGGAGATTAGGTTGCTGATGTTCCTATCACTGACAGCATCCATTATGGCTGGAGCTACACTATCAAGGATTATAGACTATTGCAGCTCTAAGCTCCTCGTTAAGAGGAAGAAACGCCTTGAGCTAAACGAGAAAGCTCTTCTAGGTCTCGCTCTCTCCATAATATCAACAGCTCTCGTAGTCTCATCAACATTTGCTATCCCCACATACTCTATCGAGAATGGCCCGATAACCAGCCATATAACCATCTATAAAAGCCTGGGCATGGGCGGTTACTCTCAATGGCTTCAAGCTTTAGACTGGCTTAGGGGGAATACGACCTCAGATGCGATAGTAATCTCTTGGTGGGATTATGGCTACCTAATACAATACTATGCTAGAAGGATGACGGTTGTCGATCCAGGTAACTTCTATGAATGGAGGAACGTTGTCGTAGCAAAGTTCTTTATGTCAAGTGATGAAGATGAAGCTCTAAACATTCTAAATCGGAGCTTCGGGTTGGAAGGCAAGGAGGTCTACGTTGTCGTCTCGCTTGAAGAGATCCCCAAGAGTCACGCTATAGCATTCATAGCTGGCCATCCTACGCCACCTTTCCAACTTCAATTAATTATGGGGGCGTGGAGATGGGTAATAAGCGACCCTAATGCCATCTTAACAAGGCTCGTTTTAGGGATAGAGGGTCTACAATCCGACGTCTCCGGCATCATTCCATCCTTAAAGCACTTTGAAAAGGTGTATTGTAACACTTATGTAGCTGTGTACAGGATAGTGTGGGAGCCCACTCAAGAGATTTCGACAAGTTAG
- a CDS encoding archease, with product MSIRFLDHPSDVYVEVKANNLEEAFALCGLAVYEAMTNTNLIRREEEVKVVVEGFDLYSLLYNWIEELIYLFDSKGFLGSYVKVNEIIETDGKFILKATILGERYHPERHESKTAIKAVTYHLMEIKRENGHYVIRYVLDI from the coding sequence ATGAGTATAAGGTTCTTAGACCATCCCTCAGACGTGTACGTTGAAGTTAAAGCCAACAATCTAGAGGAGGCTTTTGCGCTCTGTGGTTTGGCAGTGTACGAAGCTATGACAAATACGAATCTCATAAGAAGAGAGGAGGAGGTGAAGGTAGTTGTCGAAGGTTTCGACTTGTATTCTCTGCTTTATAACTGGATTGAAGAGCTCATATACCTCTTCGATTCAAAGGGCTTTTTAGGATCTTACGTGAAAGTCAACGAGATAATTGAGACTGATGGCAAGTTCATACTTAAGGCTACAATACTCGGTGAGAGGTATCATCCAGAAAGACATGAATCTAAGACCGCTATAAAGGCTGTAACATATCACTTAATGGAGATAAAAAGAGAGAACGGTCACTATGTCATTAGGTACGTCTTAGATATCTAA
- a CDS encoding 50S ribosomal protein L23: MEYYDVILKPVVSEKALSLIEKNNTLTFIVKMDANKLRIKEAVEKLFNVKVEKVNTLITMRGEKKAYVKLKPEYKASDVAVKLGIL; the protein is encoded by the coding sequence TTGGAGTACTACGACGTTATTCTAAAGCCCGTCGTTTCAGAGAAGGCTCTCTCGTTGATTGAGAAGAATAACACATTAACATTTATAGTGAAAATGGATGCAAACAAGCTTCGCATAAAGGAGGCAGTTGAAAAGCTCTTTAACGTTAAGGTTGAAAAGGTGAACACCCTGATAACCATGAGGGGCGAGAAGAAGGCGTATGTGAAGCTCAAACCTGAATATAAAGCTTCAGATGTAGCAGTCAAGCTGGGCATACTGTAG
- the ileS gene encoding isoleucine--tRNA ligase — protein MSRASLGVMDVKLKYYEPTRIEQYIRSYWNERNLINKCFEARRGGKLFSFLEGPPTTNGFMHVGHARGRTLKDVVIKFKLMQGFDVWRRAGWDTQGLPVELEVEKSLGLRTKKDIEIVGYEKFVEECNRLVDYYMNHWRRASELLGLWLDYDNAYETRKREYIEFIWWTLKQAYEKGLLVEDLKVIAFCPRCETPLSDQEVALGYASVEDPSIYVKIPLLSQNPTYVIIWTTTPWTLPANESVCLHPSESYVEVEVQGERWILAEKLLEKVMKEVGVKEYKVIRRLLGSELEGTKYLHPLLDEVPEHKMHENSHVITCDQGVSMEEGSGCVHIAPAHGPEDFEIGRRYSLPIFCPVDVNGVYTHEAGKYKGMYVKDANKLIIEDLRKKGLLVYEGTVVHDYPHCWRCDTPLIYRADRQWFLRIEPIKSVILEENKRVRWVPPWAGEARFHNWIVNARDWCISRSRIWGSPLNIWTCTSCNARVCVGSLEELKKLALTPIETNMDLHRPWIDAVKLKCPNCGGEMKREPYVLDCWLDSGVAHAASVNYLKDRVLFEKVFPYDFITEAVDQTRGWFFSLIFTSVMLFGKSPYKSVLCQGHVLDKLGQKMSKSRGNVVWALDVIEKEGADPLRLYLVMKAAPWESLNFDIDELKAFKRLLNTIFNVFKFASTYMELDKFNYTKHPIESFLEKLGPEDRWVLSRIQTVIEQVTSNIENFNIHEAAKAIVNFLIEDLSHGYIRFIRRRVWLEEEDVEKLMTYSVLYYVLNRALRLLAPFTPHLAEWLYLEFLKKVGDINEDSIFMLEWPSVEHMFIDKELEEAARQLMNSLTLIANARQKAKLKSRWPVSEIIIVLFNEDLTKKLKMFQRVLHEQANARNVIITDKIPNHMKLKIRVRENVERKLGGKAARLHDVLDRISLEDALRELCVRGKMSINLEGEEVYLDNEDVEVIGEGGDGRWTFVLGKYMLVCLNTTRDKELEAEALAREIVRRVQYMRKELDLNVEDYIDLIIKAEEGALSILSQKNIDYLKSEVRAKRLDIASKAEVYEEGWYTKEWDINGLKVIICLRKSVL, from the coding sequence ATGAGCAGAGCAAGCTTAGGAGTGATGGATGTGAAGTTAAAATATTATGAGCCTACGAGAATTGAGCAGTACATAAGAAGTTACTGGAATGAAAGAAACTTAATAAACAAGTGTTTTGAAGCAAGGAGAGGTGGAAAGCTCTTTAGCTTCTTAGAGGGTCCCCCTACAACCAATGGTTTCATGCATGTTGGTCATGCGAGAGGTAGGACACTAAAGGATGTCGTCATCAAGTTTAAGCTAATGCAGGGATTTGATGTGTGGCGTCGTGCTGGATGGGATACTCAAGGCTTACCAGTTGAACTTGAAGTTGAGAAGAGCTTGGGATTGAGGACTAAGAAGGACATAGAGATCGTGGGTTACGAGAAGTTTGTGGAGGAGTGTAATAGGCTCGTGGACTACTACATGAATCATTGGAGGAGGGCATCGGAGCTATTAGGGCTATGGTTGGACTATGATAACGCTTACGAGACTAGAAAGAGAGAGTACATAGAGTTCATATGGTGGACCTTGAAGCAAGCATACGAGAAAGGATTGCTGGTTGAGGATCTCAAAGTTATAGCGTTTTGTCCTCGCTGTGAAACACCTTTATCTGATCAAGAGGTGGCATTGGGTTATGCAAGCGTTGAGGATCCATCGATTTATGTGAAGATCCCGCTACTAAGTCAGAACCCCACGTACGTAATCATTTGGACCACAACTCCTTGGACGCTACCTGCAAACGAGTCTGTGTGCCTACATCCAAGTGAAAGCTATGTAGAGGTTGAAGTGCAAGGTGAGAGATGGATTTTAGCTGAGAAGCTCTTAGAGAAAGTCATGAAGGAAGTTGGAGTGAAAGAATATAAGGTAATTAGAAGACTTCTTGGCTCAGAGCTTGAAGGTACTAAGTATTTACATCCATTACTTGATGAGGTGCCAGAGCATAAAATGCACGAAAATTCTCACGTGATAACTTGCGACCAAGGAGTCAGTATGGAGGAAGGAAGTGGTTGCGTGCATATAGCTCCAGCTCATGGACCAGAGGACTTCGAAATAGGCAGGAGATACTCTCTGCCAATATTTTGTCCAGTTGATGTCAATGGTGTTTACACTCATGAAGCTGGCAAGTATAAAGGCATGTATGTGAAGGATGCTAACAAGCTAATCATTGAGGACTTAAGGAAGAAAGGATTGTTAGTTTACGAGGGAACTGTAGTTCATGACTATCCTCACTGTTGGAGATGTGATACCCCTCTAATCTATAGAGCTGATAGACAATGGTTCTTACGAATAGAGCCTATCAAGAGCGTGATCCTAGAAGAAAATAAAAGGGTGAGATGGGTCCCTCCTTGGGCTGGTGAAGCTAGGTTTCATAACTGGATAGTTAATGCAAGAGATTGGTGCATATCACGCTCACGTATATGGGGTTCACCATTAAACATATGGACTTGTACTAGCTGTAATGCTAGGGTTTGTGTTGGATCCCTTGAAGAACTCAAGAAACTGGCTTTAACTCCAATAGAGACTAACATGGATCTACATAGACCTTGGATAGATGCCGTGAAGCTTAAGTGTCCTAATTGTGGAGGCGAAATGAAAAGAGAGCCTTACGTCTTAGATTGTTGGCTTGATTCTGGTGTAGCACATGCAGCTAGCGTCAATTACCTAAAAGACAGGGTCTTATTCGAAAAGGTTTTCCCCTATGATTTCATAACTGAGGCCGTAGATCAGACAAGAGGATGGTTCTTCTCATTGATATTTACAAGCGTGATGCTCTTTGGTAAGTCCCCATATAAGAGCGTTCTATGTCAAGGACATGTGCTTGATAAGTTGGGCCAAAAAATGTCGAAAAGCAGAGGAAACGTTGTATGGGCTCTGGACGTCATAGAGAAAGAGGGTGCAGATCCATTACGCCTATACTTAGTTATGAAAGCTGCTCCCTGGGAGTCATTAAACTTCGACATTGATGAGCTAAAGGCCTTTAAACGCTTATTGAATACGATATTCAATGTCTTTAAGTTTGCTAGTACTTACATGGAGCTCGATAAATTCAACTACACAAAACACCCCATAGAAAGCTTTCTTGAGAAGCTAGGTCCAGAGGACCGATGGGTTCTTTCAAGAATCCAAACAGTGATAGAACAAGTAACTTCAAACATCGAAAACTTTAACATCCATGAAGCCGCAAAGGCTATCGTAAACTTCTTAATTGAGGATTTAAGCCATGGCTACATAAGGTTCATTAGGAGGAGGGTGTGGTTAGAGGAAGAAGATGTAGAAAAGTTAATGACGTATAGCGTTTTATACTATGTCCTTAATAGAGCTTTAAGGTTACTTGCACCATTCACTCCACACCTAGCAGAATGGCTGTATTTAGAGTTTCTGAAAAAGGTTGGTGACATAAATGAAGACAGTATATTCATGCTGGAGTGGCCATCAGTGGAACATATGTTCATCGATAAAGAGCTTGAAGAGGCAGCGAGACAACTCATGAACTCTCTGACCCTCATAGCTAATGCTAGGCAGAAAGCTAAGCTCAAGAGTAGATGGCCTGTGTCCGAAATAATCATTGTCCTCTTTAATGAGGACTTAACTAAAAAGTTAAAGATGTTTCAACGCGTACTTCATGAACAAGCTAATGCCAGGAATGTAATCATAACCGACAAGATACCTAATCATATGAAGCTGAAAATAAGGGTTCGAGAGAACGTTGAAAGGAAACTTGGAGGAAAAGCTGCACGCTTACATGATGTGCTGGATAGGATTAGCCTTGAAGATGCTTTAAGAGAGCTTTGCGTTCGCGGCAAAATGAGCATTAACTTAGAGGGTGAAGAGGTTTACTTAGATAATGAAGACGTAGAGGTGATCGGAGAAGGAGGAGATGGTAGGTGGACCTTCGTCCTAGGCAAGTATATGCTTGTATGCCTGAACACAACGCGTGATAAAGAGTTAGAGGCAGAGGCCCTCGCTAGAGAAATAGTTCGTAGAGTGCAATATATGCGTAAAGAGCTCGATTTAAACGTTGAGGATTACATAGACTTAATAATTAAGGCTGAAGAAGGAGCTCTGTCTATCTTGAGTCAAAAAAACATTGACTACCTAAAGAGCGAAGTTAGAGCGAAGAGACTAGATATTGCTAGCAAAGCTGAGGTGTACGAAGAAGGCTGGTACACAAAAGAGTGGGACATCAATGGATTAAAGGTCATTATATGCTTGCGAAAGAGTGTATTATGA
- a CDS encoding putative RNA uridine N3 methyltransferase gives MVALPSTTIAEANSLLEKTVKVGFIARALSIFKVTDLFIYRDESWNVDERKLLGKLFNYIACPQYLRKKVFPLDPDLKYVGIMPPLNTPNHPTEKDLKDVPEITYREGLVVGKKGKGYLVDVGLKRPLILYTSEELRRGERIILKIVKKKETIELYKVERSEVPYYFGFEVHVTDLNLKGIISSFKNQALIIATSRYGRDVHKEYLNLITKMGKYNRVLLLFGSPFKGLYDIARSEGFNLEDEVDMVLNFIPYQGTKTVRVEEALYSTLAIMNVLCYQSQSCGASSNK, from the coding sequence ATGGTAGCACTACCATCAACTACGATCGCTGAAGCTAATTCCCTACTAGAAAAGACTGTTAAGGTGGGGTTCATAGCTAGAGCCTTGTCCATATTCAAAGTTACTGATTTATTCATTTACCGTGATGAGAGTTGGAACGTTGATGAGAGAAAGCTCTTAGGGAAACTATTCAATTACATCGCTTGCCCACAATATCTTAGGAAGAAGGTTTTTCCGCTTGATCCTGATTTGAAGTACGTCGGTATCATGCCTCCTCTAAATACTCCTAATCATCCCACGGAAAAGGATCTGAAAGATGTCCCTGAAATAACTTACAGGGAAGGGTTAGTGGTAGGGAAGAAGGGCAAAGGGTACTTAGTTGACGTTGGGCTTAAGAGGCCCCTTATACTTTATACCTCAGAGGAGCTAAGAAGGGGAGAAAGGATTATATTAAAGATAGTTAAGAAGAAAGAGACGATTGAATTATATAAGGTTGAAAGAAGTGAGGTTCCCTACTACTTCGGGTTTGAGGTTCACGTGACTGACTTGAATCTTAAGGGAATAATTTCGTCATTCAAAAATCAAGCTCTCATCATAGCAACTTCTAGATATGGTAGGGACGTGCACAAGGAATATTTAAACCTCATAACCAAAATGGGCAAGTACAACAGAGTCCTCCTATTATTTGGCTCACCGTTCAAGGGACTCTATGATATTGCAAGGAGTGAAGGGTTTAACTTGGAAGATGAAGTTGATATGGTTTTAAACTTTATTCCTTATCAGGGGACTAAGACCGTTAGAGTTGAGGAGGCTCTATACTCAACTCTTGCAATAATGAATGTCCTCTGCTACCAAAGTCAAAGTTGTGGTGCAAGCTCAAATAAGTAA
- a CDS encoding 30S ribosomal protein S27e, producing MVVVKKRKELVPMPKSKFYNVRCPDCGNTQIIFSHASTYVHCFVCGRLLARPTGGKAKIEGKKVSEFG from the coding sequence TTGGTCGTGGTCAAGAAGAGAAAAGAGCTTGTCCCCATGCCTAAATCAAAGTTTTATAATGTGAGGTGCCCGGATTGCGGTAATACGCAGATAATTTTTAGCCATGCTTCAACTTATGTTCACTGCTTTGTCTGTGGAAGGCTTTTAGCAAGACCAACAGGTGGCAAGGCTAAGATCGAGGGTAAGAAGGTCAGCGAATTCGGATGA
- a CDS encoding translation initiation factor IF-2 subunit alpha: protein MVRKRREWPQQGEIVIGTVVQVFDKGAYITLDEYGNKRAYLPLNEVSSSWFHNIRDVIREGQKTAFKVIRVDTSKGHIDLSLKRVADVERDRKILEWKRAKKAEVLLDFAAKRLGKRLDDAYNEAGWKLEDHYGEIYAGLEEAARRGVEALIDAGLTKEWAETLTEVAKEHIEIPQVKMSMVLELRCHGPKGVEAIKKALIEALNFAKTKGYQVKIYADGAPKYRIDAMAEDYKGLKNVLKEVASIALDVITKEGGQGRILEEPKK from the coding sequence GTGGTAAGAAAGAGGAGAGAGTGGCCACAACAAGGAGAAATAGTCATAGGGACCGTAGTACAGGTATTTGACAAAGGTGCTTACATAACCCTTGATGAATATGGTAACAAGAGGGCTTACTTACCATTAAATGAAGTATCATCATCTTGGTTTCACAACATAAGGGATGTAATACGTGAAGGCCAGAAGACGGCATTCAAGGTTATTAGAGTAGATACCTCAAAAGGACACATAGATCTCTCCTTAAAGAGAGTAGCTGACGTTGAAAGAGATAGGAAGATTCTTGAATGGAAGAGAGCGAAGAAAGCTGAGGTTTTGCTAGACTTCGCCGCAAAAAGGTTGGGGAAGAGGCTCGACGACGCTTACAACGAGGCTGGCTGGAAGCTTGAAGACCACTACGGTGAGATATACGCTGGTCTTGAAGAGGCTGCTAGGAGAGGCGTGGAGGCGTTAATTGATGCTGGACTCACTAAAGAGTGGGCTGAGACCTTAACTGAGGTGGCTAAAGAGCACATAGAGATACCGCAGGTCAAGATGTCCATGGTTCTTGAACTGAGATGTCATGGACCTAAAGGAGTTGAAGCAATAAAGAAAGCTTTAATTGAAGCCCTGAACTTCGCGAAGACTAAGGGCTATCAAGTTAAGATTTACGCTGACGGTGCACCAAAGTATAGGATAGATGCTATGGCGGAGGACTACAAAGGTCTTAAGAATGTGTTAAAGGAGGTTGCAAGCATAGCTTTGGATGTCATCACAAAAGAAGGGGGGCAAGGAAGAATACTTGAAGAGCCGAAGAAGTGA
- the rpl4p gene encoding 50S ribosomal protein L4: protein MQERSRVAILYDLDGKECGTIELPRVFSYEVRGDVIKRAYLSALTARIQPQGRDPLAGKRTTAESWGVGYGIARVPRVKGERYPRAASAAFVTMAVGGRRAHAPTVEKRIHEKINKKERRLAIKSAIAATAIREIVERRGHILPPNISLPIIVRKEVEEIETTKQAKMLLMKLGLWDDIERVRKKIKIRAGKGKMRGRRYKEGKSLLVVFSGKCKAVKAFRNLPGVTVAYVKNLSILHLAPGGVPGRLTLWSESAVKMLAEKEGVQ, encoded by the coding sequence TTGCAAGAGAGATCGAGAGTTGCAATCTTGTATGATCTCGATGGAAAAGAGTGCGGAACGATAGAATTACCAAGAGTCTTTAGCTACGAGGTTAGAGGGGACGTCATAAAGCGAGCGTACTTATCGGCTCTCACTGCAAGAATACAACCTCAAGGAAGGGACCCCTTAGCCGGGAAGAGGACGACTGCAGAAAGTTGGGGGGTTGGCTATGGCATTGCAAGAGTGCCCAGAGTTAAGGGAGAGAGATATCCTCGTGCTGCAAGTGCAGCGTTCGTAACTATGGCAGTTGGTGGTAGAAGAGCGCACGCACCAACAGTCGAAAAACGCATACATGAAAAGATAAATAAAAAAGAGAGGAGACTCGCCATCAAGTCGGCCATAGCAGCAACAGCTATTAGAGAGATCGTAGAGAGGAGAGGACACATTCTCCCGCCGAATATCTCCTTGCCAATAATAGTCAGAAAGGAGGTTGAGGAAATAGAAACGACTAAGCAAGCTAAGATGCTCTTGATGAAATTGGGATTATGGGATGACATTGAAAGAGTACGTAAGAAAATAAAGATAAGAGCTGGAAAAGGGAAGATGAGAGGGAGAAGGTACAAAGAGGGGAAGAGCTTACTCGTGGTCTTCTCTGGAAAGTGTAAGGCTGTTAAAGCCTTCAGAAACCTTCCTGGAGTTACAGTTGCTTACGTTAAGAATTTATCAATCCTACACTTAGCTCCTGGTGGAGTTCCTGGACGTTTAACTTTGTGGAGTGAAAGCGCGGTGAAGATGTTAGCTGAGAAGGAGGGCGTTCAATGA